From a single Nicotiana tomentosiformis chromosome 2, ASM39032v3, whole genome shotgun sequence genomic region:
- the LOC138906055 gene encoding uncharacterized protein → MFIDHRSLHHLFKKKDMNLRKLRWLELLKDYDITILYHLIKATVVADALSLKAESMGILSFILTGERPLSMDVQDLANRFMRFDIPKPSRVLSCVVSRSSLFERIKVRQYDDPCLLVLRDTVQHDSSKEVNIGDNWEFAYNNSYQSSIQIASYDALYGKWCHSPIGWFEPGEARLLGTDFVCDALEKIKLIQEWLHTMQSKQKSYAYRKARDVAFMMGERVLLRVLPMKGVIRFGKKGKLSPRYTSPLDVLERFLEVAYKLSLPLSLSGVHLVFHVSMIQKYYEDLSHVLDFSSVQLDKDFTYDEELVAIFDRLV, encoded by the exons ATGTTCATAGATCATAGGAGTCTCCATCACTTATTCAAGAAAAAGGATATGAACTTAAGGAAATTGAGGTGGTTAGAactactgaaggactatgatatcaccattctttatcatctgaTAAAGGCCActgtggtggccgacgctttgagttTGAAGGCCGAGAGCATGGGGATTCTTTCTTTTATCCTAACTGGGGAGAGACCGTTATctatggatgttcaggatttggccaaCAGGTTCATGAGGTTTGATATTCCGAAGCCTAGCAGGGTTCTTTCTTGTGTTGTATCACgatcgtccttgtttgagcgcatcaaggtgcgtcagtatgatgatccctgcTTGCTTGTCCTAAGGGACACAGTGCAGCATGATAGTTCTAAGGAGGTTAATATTGGTGATAATTGGG agttcgcctacaacaatagctatcagtcgagtatccaaATTGCTTCATATGATGCCTTGTATGGGAAGTGGTGTCATTctccgattggttggtttgagcctggggaggctaggttgttgggcactgacttcgtttgtgatgctttggagaagataaaattgattcaggagtggcttcatACAATGCAAtccaagcagaagagttatgcatataggaaggctcgtgatgtggcattcatgatgGGTGAGAGGGTTCTGCTTAGagttttacccatgaagggtgtgattaggttcgggaagaagggcaagttgagccctcggtatactAGTCCATTAGACGTTTTGGAGAGGTTTCTTGAAGTGGCGTACAAACTTTCTTTGCCActtagtctatcgggagttcatctagtgtttcatgtttcaatGATCCAAAAGTATTATGAGGACCtttcacatgtgttagatttcagctcggtgcagttggacaaggatttcaCTTATGATGAGGAGCTAGTGGCCATCTTTGATAGATTGgtttga